The Euzebya sp. DNA window CCGGCGTCGATGAGCTGGCCCTTGCCGAGCGGATCGCCGGGGTCGTACATGCCGAGCACCGCCCGCCCGCGGCGCTGGAGCGCCTGCACGAACGCGGCGGTCAGGAACGAGGTGATGTCGTCGAGGACGACGACGTCGCACTGCTCGGCGAGGGCGTCCTCCGGGGTCAGCACCGAGGCCCGCACCACGACCCCGCCGTGGTCGGCGGCGTGGGCGCGCAACCGGCCGGCCCAGGACCGGGGGGTGGCCGCGATCACCACGACGGGGTCGTCCCGTAACCCGCCCGTCATGGGCTCGCCGCCCGCACCACGTCGATGTCCCCTGCGCGCAGGGCCGCGGCGAGGGCGAGGGCCTGGTCGGCGTCGACCGACACGGTGATCGCGTGCGACCCGCCGATCTGCCCGACGCCGCTGCCCGGCTCGCGGACGTCGAGGACCTCCACGGCGGTGACCACGTAGTCGACCTCCTCGTCGTCACCGGCGATCACGTCCACGACGTCGCCCGGCACGATCAGCCCACCGGCCGCGCGGGCGGGGTCGACGGGCAGGCTCATGGCCCCGCGCCCCTCGCCCGCGGGGACGCGCAGGTCCGTGATCCGCAGCATGGTCCCCGCCTCGAGCCGCGCGGTCGTGACCGTGCCCGCCAGCGACGCCATCTGGGACTCGACGACGAGGAGGTTCGCCGCGGGGTCGTCGATCGGCACAGGTCGCGCGGCGACCGCCAGGTCCTCCACCGGCGTGCCCGCCGGCGCCGCCACCTCCACGACGACCACCGCCGTCGTCGGGTCGTCCCCGGTCAGCAGCGCGTAGTTCGCCACGGCGGCGATGAGGCCGGCGGCGACCATCAGCACCCACCCGCCGTGGAGCGGTCGCCGTGCCCGCCCCGGCGCCGCATCCGGTATGGCCGCGTCGACATCGTCGGACGTGGCGTCGATGAAGTCCTCACGACGCATCGTGAGCCCCGCTTCCCCGTGCTCCTCGGCGGACGTCCCGCCGCTTGCCGGGTCACCCTAGACCGGCGCGTTCGACCCGCTCAACCCCCACCTTCCCGCCGGCTGTGGAAACCCCCCGTCCGACCGCGATGAACCGTCGTAGCCTGTCCAACCACGCACCCCCGGAGGCCGGCATGGCAGGCAGCAAGTCCCTCGACGACTACCCCGACATCCTGACCGCGGCGCTGGTCGCCGAGATGCTGGACATGAACCTCGACTACGTCCGGAAGCTGTCGCGCGAGGGGACGATCCCGGCCCACAAGATGCCGGGCGGCCGGGTGTTCCGGTACTTCAAGGACGAGATCGTCACGTGGCTCCGGGACCTCCCGTCCCACGACCAGCAGGGCGCACGGTCCGGCTCGGTCTGATCGACCGGCGCCGCCGCCGGCGGTCGGGACCGCCGCGCGCATCGACCCGGTCCACCATCGCGGCCATCTGCAGCGGGACGACCTGCATCGCGGCGAAGGCGACCGCGAGCAGCACCAGCGCCATCCGGGTGACCACCAGCTGGGACCCGAGGTCGTCGGTCGCCTGCGCCACCAGGTCCCGGCCCTCGGCGATCGTCGCGTCGTAGGTGCCGAGCAGCTCGGCGGTGTCGGTCAGGGCGGCGTCGAACGACGCGATCTCCCCTGCCAGGTCACCGACCCCCGCACCCACATCGGCGAGGCTGCCCGCGGTCTGCTCGATCACGTCGGCCTGGTCGACCAGCTGGCTGTCCAGCCCGTCGACGGAGCCCTGGAGGGTCCGCAGCGAGTCGGCGAAGGACTGCGCGGGGTCGTAGTCCGGCCCGATCGGCAGGGAGCTGAGCGCCTGCAGGGTCGAATCGATCGTCCCGGCGACGGTGATCAACCCCGGCAGGCTGTCCTCCACCGCCCCGACGGAGCTGGCCACGTCGTCGCGCACCAGGTCGGCCAGCTCGCGCATGAGGAGCTCGCCGTCGTCGAACGCGGTGTCGAGGTCCGTCGACGTCGCCTCGAGCGTCCGGAGGCTGACCGCGAGGGCGGCCACCGTCTCCTCGGCCACCCCGGCCGAGGCGTCGAGGGCGGTCAGCGTCTCGTCGGTCAGCTCGAGGGACGCGGCGAGCGCGTCCCCGGTGCGCCCGAGCAGCAGCCAGCCGGCGATCAGCCCGAGCACGGCCGCAGCCAGACCCAGGCCCGCCACCGTCCGCAGGACGATCGCCAGCCTGCGCGGCGGCAGGGGGAACACGGCCATGGGTTCGCGGACGACCCTAACCGGATAGGGGGGCGTCCATGCCGACCCTCCCCGCCGCGGCGGTCGACGACACCGGCGCGCCGGACCGCGCCGGTCCGGTCGTGCGCGCCCGCTCGGTCAGCCGCCGCTTCGGCAGCACGGAGGTGCTGCACGACCTCGACCTCACCGTGCCGCAGGGGTCGATCCACGCGCTGATCGGCCCGAGCGGCAGCGGCAAGACCACGACCGTGCGGATCCTCACCGGCATCCTCGCGCCCTCCGAGGGGTCGGTGACGGTGTTCGACACCGACCCGCGGCAGCTGACGACCGAGCAGCGCCAGGACATCGGCTACATGCCCCAGCTCGGCGTGCTGTACCCCGAGCTGAGCGTGAACGAGAACCTCCGCTTCGCCGCGTCCCTCTACGGGGTCCGCAAGCCCAAGCAGCGCATCGCCGAGGTGCTGGGGATGCTCGACCTCGGCGACGCCGGCGGCACGCGGCTCGAGCACACCTCCGGCGGCATGCAGCGGCGCGTCGCGCTGGCGGCGGCGATGCTGCACGACCCGCACCTGCTGTTCCTCGACGAGCCGACCAGCGGCCTCGACCCGGTGCTGCGCCAACGGGTGTGGGAGTGGCTGCAGGAGCTCCGCGACGAGGGGCGGACGGTCGTCGTGACCACCCAGATCGTGTCCGAGGCCACGATGTGCGACACCGTCGGGTTGATCGCCTCGGGCCGGCTGCAGGCCGACGGTCCGCCCGAGGAGCTCAGGCGTCGCGCCGTCGGCGGCGACGTCGTCGACCTGCACACCCCCGAGCTGGTCGGCACCACCGCCCTCGAGGCCCTGGCCGACCGCCCCGACGTGGTCTCGGCCGAGCGGACCGGACCGGGCGGCCGGACCGTCCGGGTGGTGGTGGACGACGCCGAGCAGGCCATCGCCGACCTGGTGCCCTTCCTCGCCGACCACGGCGTCGAGGTCCGCCTCGCGGAGCGCTACACCACACCCTTCGACGACGTCTTCGTCGGGCTGCTCCAGCTCGACGACACCCCGGACGAGGGGGGGACCCGCGGTGCGTGACCTGCTGCGGCGCCTGTTCGGCGTCATCCGCAAGGAGATCGTCGAGCTGGTCCGCCAGCCGGGCCTGCTGGCCATCCTCGTCGTGGGGCCCCTCGCCATCCTCCTGCTGTTCGGGTCGGGCGTGCGGGCGACCGATCCGGCCGTCCCGACGATCTTCGTCGCCCCGCCGGACAACCCCGACGTCCAGGAGCTGGTGGAGGGGTATGCGGACTCCCAGGACGAGCGCCTCACCATCGTGGACGTGACGACGGACGCCGCGAGCGCGGAGGAGCGGCTGCGCGACGGGGAGGTGGACGTCGTCGTGGAGGTGCCCGACATCACCGCGGAGGGGCTGGTCGAGCAGGAGGAGCGCGCGGTCGTGCGGGTCCGCCACCGCTTCCTCGACCCGCTCGAGGCGCAGGCGATCAACCTGTTCACCCAGACCGCCGTCGACGACATCAACGTGCTGCTGGTGGCGACGGCGATCGAGAGCACGCAGGGCGTCGCCCGCGAGGTGCTGGGCGACGTGTCGGACGAGGACGTCGCCCGGGCCGCGGAGGCCGCCGGCGTCGAGGCGCCCGACGACGCGGACCAGGCACAGGTCCGCGCCGAGGTCGAGGCACTCCTGAACCGCGATCCCGACGTGCTCGCGAGCCCGTTGGAGGGGGACTCCGAGCCGCTCGGCGGTGCGGTCAGCACCTCGGCGTTCTACGCGCCGGCGGTGGTCGCGCTGATCCTCCAGCACCTCACGATCACGTTCATCGCCCTGTCGGTCAGCCGCGAGCGCATCCAGCGGACCACCGAGCTGATGGCCGTCTCACCCCTCCGCCCGATCGAGCGGGTGCTCGGCAAGGTCGTCGCGTACCTGTTGATCGGCTTGGTCCTGGGTGCGGCCATGCTGCTCGCCGTCGTGACGCTGCTCGGCGCGCCCATCCGCGCCGGCGTCGCGCCGGTGGCGATCGTCCTCGCCCTCGAGCTGGCGGCGAGCATCGGCATCGGGTTCCTGCTGGCCGGGATCGCCCGCAGCACGACCCAGGTGGTCCAGGGCGCGATGCTGCTCCTCCTCCTGAGCGTCTTCTTCGGCAACCTGCTGCTCAGCCCGCAGCGGCTGCTCGACTGGGCGCAGCCGATCGGCTGGGCGCTGCCGATGACCCACGCGATCAACCTGCTGCGCGACTCGATGCTGCGCGGCAACGACCTCGCGACCACGCCGCTGGCCGTCCTCGGCGCCGTCGCGGCGGGGACGATCGCAGTGGGTGCGTGGATGTCGACCCGCGGGGACCGGGCCACCTAGCCCTGGAGCGCCGCGGACGGTCAGCGGGGGACCCACACCGCCCGCACGGAGGGGTGGGGGACCACGACGTCGCCGTGGCGCGAGGCGATCAGCAGGTGGTCCTCGGCGGCCGCGGCGATCACCCCGCGCACCTGCTCGCCGTCGTCCAGGGCGACCACGACGAC harbors:
- a CDS encoding RcpC/CpaB family pilus assembly protein, with amino-acid sequence MRREDFIDATSDDVDAAIPDAAPGRARRPLHGGWVLMVAAGLIAAVANYALLTGDDPTTAVVVVEVAAPAGTPVEDLAVAARPVPIDDPAANLLVVESQMASLAGTVTTARLEAGTMLRITDLRVPAGEGRGAMSLPVDPARAAGGLIVPGDVVDVIAGDDEEVDYVVTAVEVLDVREPGSGVGQIGGSHAITVSVDADQALALAAALRAGDIDVVRAASP
- a CDS encoding helix-turn-helix domain-containing protein is translated as MAGSKSLDDYPDILTAALVAEMLDMNLDYVRKLSREGTIPAHKMPGGRVFRYFKDEIVTWLRDLPSHDQQGARSGSV
- a CDS encoding ATP-binding cassette domain-containing protein codes for the protein MPTLPAAAVDDTGAPDRAGPVVRARSVSRRFGSTEVLHDLDLTVPQGSIHALIGPSGSGKTTTVRILTGILAPSEGSVTVFDTDPRQLTTEQRQDIGYMPQLGVLYPELSVNENLRFAASLYGVRKPKQRIAEVLGMLDLGDAGGTRLEHTSGGMQRRVALAAAMLHDPHLLFLDEPTSGLDPVLRQRVWEWLQELRDEGRTVVVTTQIVSEATMCDTVGLIASGRLQADGPPEELRRRAVGGDVVDLHTPELVGTTALEALADRPDVVSAERTGPGGRTVRVVVDDAEQAIADLVPFLADHGVEVRLAERYTTPFDDVFVGLLQLDDTPDEGGTRGA
- a CDS encoding ABC transporter permease: MRDLLRRLFGVIRKEIVELVRQPGLLAILVVGPLAILLLFGSGVRATDPAVPTIFVAPPDNPDVQELVEGYADSQDERLTIVDVTTDAASAEERLRDGEVDVVVEVPDITAEGLVEQEERAVVRVRHRFLDPLEAQAINLFTQTAVDDINVLLVATAIESTQGVAREVLGDVSDEDVARAAEAAGVEAPDDADQAQVRAEVEALLNRDPDVLASPLEGDSEPLGGAVSTSAFYAPAVVALILQHLTITFIALSVSRERIQRTTELMAVSPLRPIERVLGKVVAYLLIGLVLGAAMLLAVVTLLGAPIRAGVAPVAIVLALELAASIGIGFLLAGIARSTTQVVQGAMLLLLLSVFFGNLLLSPQRLLDWAQPIGWALPMTHAINLLRDSMLRGNDLATTPLAVLGAVAAGTIAVGAWMSTRGDRAT